The DNA region GAAGAGATTCGGCTGGTTCATTTCAGAGTATTCAGATAGATAAGTACAGGGTTAAAGGTTCATTTCGTCCAGAATGTCACCTCTGATGCCGATCTTCAGGAAGGAGAGGGGAATCTGCTTTCCTGACTGAATAAGGGCTTTGTGCACCAGCTGGACAAGACCGCCGCAACAGGGGACTTCCATGTAAACAACCGTGATGGATTTTATTTCATTTACTTTAAAAATCTCCGTTAGCTTATCAGTGTAATATTCGGAGTCATCAAGCTTGGGACAACCAACGAGAGCGACTCTTCCCTTAATGAAGTGATTATGGAAGTCTGGAAAGGCAAAGGGAACGCAATCAGCGGCGATAAGAAGATCAGAACCGGACAGGAACGGCGCACCGGGAGGAACAAGCGTGATCTGTACCGGCCATGTTGATAACTGTGAGACTATGTTATCGGAAGCCACTGTTTCTATCGGTTCATCAGGATGTGTAAGGTCTCTCACTGCTGATCCAGGACATGAACACACTACCGGTTTCCTCGCTGTAGAAGCTGAGTCCCGTTTATCAAGGTGTTTTTGTACAGCCTCCTCATCGTACTCCTCAGCGTATCTTTCCTCAATTGTTATCGCATCCTGAGGACAGGGACCGATGCAATCTCCAAGACCGTCGCAGTATGACTCCTTTACGAGTTTCGCCTTGCCGCCTGATATTTGAATGGCTCCCTCGTGACATGCATCAGCGCAGATCCCGCAGCCATCACATTTATCCTCATCTATTCTGATTATCTTTCTTGTGATTCTGCTCATTTTACTTTCCTTCGAAGAGTCTGCCGAGGTCGGCAACTGTATGATCTGTGAAATACTTTCTGACAAGGTTTGATGCATCCTCAATAACTGTACCGAACAAACACGAAGGAAGTTCACATCCCAACCATGAGTATGGGCAGATACTGGTTACAAACGGTCCTTCCAGCGCGATCCAAACGTCCATCAATCTGATGTCAGAAGGGTGGACTGCAATGCTGAATCCGCCGCCGTGTCCACGTTTTGATGTAACAATACCTGCGTGGGTGAGTTTCTGAAGAACCTTAGACAGATGATGGGCTGAACCCGGTCTGAGAAGAAGATCTGAGAGAACAACATGTTCACGATTTGAAGATGAAAGCTTCGCAAGCGCATGAATAGCGAGAGATACTGACTCAGGGATTGTAACAGGTGATGACATATATTTCCTTTCGGTTGAACTGTATACTAGTAATGAAATACTAATTTGTCAATGTTTGCATAAAAATAAGTATGACAGGGTGTATCGGGTATTGACAGAGGAGCTGATTATTCTATAATTGGTAAAGAAATACCAATTAGTGAATAGTTACTTGCCATGCAAGTTCTGAAATCAGTTGGACATACATGTGTCCGGAAAAAGAAAGGAAAAGAAATGTTCTGTTATCAGTGTGAACAGACAGCGAAGGGTACAGGATGTGACAGGTTCGGTGTCTGTGGTAAAGACCCGAAAACTGCGGTTATGCAGGACCTTCTGATCTATGTATCAAAAGGTATCTCCATGTGGGCTCACAGGGCCCGCGAACTCGGAGTGATTGATAATGGCGCTGATGTTTTTGTTGTAGAAGCACTATTTACGACGATAACCAATGTGAATTTCGATTCTGATGATCTGATCAACATGATCCGAAAAGGTATGAGAATAAGAGACAGTATCAGAGAGAAATACCTCAACGCCTGTACCTCGAAGAGTATAACTCCGGAGGAGCTTATTGGCCCTGCGGTATGGCAGATGCCGAATGATGAAGAGACTATCGAGATTGAAGCTGTAAAACTATCTATAGCAGATAAGTTGAAAGATCCCGGCAAGGATATCACCGGTCTTGAAGAACTGATTACCTACGGTCTTAAGGGTTCAGCGGCTTACGCAGACCACGCTAAGATACTTGGTTACGAAGACGATGCGATATACGCTTTCTTTCATGAAGCCATGGATTTCCTTACAAGAAGAAATATGATAAATGATTTGTTCGGTATGGCCTTGAAGGTTGGCGAGAAGAATCTTGCTGTAATGGAACTGCTTGATAAAGCCAATACCGAAACTTATGGTCATCCCGAACCTACAGAGGTTCGTGTAACTCCTTTGAAAGGAAAGGCTATTGTCGTTTCAGGACACGATCTTAAAGATCTCGAGGAGCTTCTGAAACAGACTGAGGGTAAAGGTATCAATATCTATACGCATGGAGAGATGCTTCCTACTCTTGCCTACCCCGGACTGAAGAAGTATTCACACCTCGCTGGTAATTATGGAGGCGCGTGGCAGGATCAACAGAAGGAGTTTGATGCTTTTCCAGGTGCTATCCTAATGACTACGAACTGTATCCAGAAGCCAAAGGATTCCTATATGGACAGGATCTTCACCACCGGTCTGGTCCAGTGGCCGGGAGTCCTGCACATCGATGATCATGATTACACTCCTGTAATTGAAGCGGCTCTTGCAGCCGATGGATTTACAGAGGATGCTCCTCTGAAGAAGATCATAATAGGATTTGCGCACAATGCGGTACTTACAGTTGCTGACAAGGTTATCCAGGCTGTTAAGGACGGAGACATCCGTCACTTCTTCCTTGTTGGCGGATGTGACGGCGCTAAGTCAGGACGGAATTACTTCACTGAAATAGCACAGCAGATTCCCGATGATTGTATAATTCTCACGCTTGCATGCGGTAAGTACCGCTTCAACAAGCTTGAGTTCGGTGATATCGGTGGTATTCCCAGACTTCTTGATATGGGACAGTGTAACGATGCTTATTCCGCGATACAGGTCGCGGTTGCTCTCGCCGGTGCATTCGAGTGTGGAGTAAACGACCTTCCTCTTTCGATGATACTGAGCTGGTATGAGCAGAAAGCAGTTACGATACTTCTTTCACTTCTTTATCTCGGAATAAAGGATATCAGGCTGGGTCCCACGCTGCCTGCTTTCCTTACACCTGCTGCTCTTGAGGTTCTTGTTGAGAAGTTCGCCATCAAACCGACAACAACCGCTGAAGAGGATCTGAAAGTGATACTCGGTTAATTCAGAAAGGGATGAAAGGATTCAGGATGAAGAAATTCGTATGCACTGTCTGTGGCTATGTACATGAAGGAGATACTCCACCGGATAAATGTCCGCAGTGCGGAGCCCCGAGAGAAAAGTTTGTTGAGCAGACAGATTTCGATATGGTCTGGGCGGACGAGCACAGTATAGGCGTAGCGAAGGGTGTGGATAAGGAAATTCTCGAAGGGCTCAGAGCAAACTTCACAGGTGAATGTACTGAAGTTGGCATGTACCTCGCGATGAGCCGACAGGCAGACAGGGAAGGATACCCGGAAGTGGCTGAAGCCTACAAGAGGATAGCCTTTGAAGAGGCTGAACATGCTGCGAGGTTTGCAGAATTGCTTGGAGAAGTAGTAGTTGCGGACACCAGAGAAAATCTTCGCATCAGAGTTGAGGCCGAGTATGGAGCCTGCAAAGGCAAGAAAGATATCGCAACAAAGGCAAAAAAACTCGGGTATGACGCAATTCATGATACGGTTCACGAAATGTGCAGGGACGAAGCTCGTCATGGAAAGGCGTTCAAAGGTCTTCTTGAGAGATACTTCAGCTAGTTGAATTAAGAAAACGAATGCTGCGTGGAGGATGGAACCCTCTCCTTCACGTAGCAGTCTGATAGCCTTGTACTCAATCTCAGGAGCAGAGCAGAAAGAGGAGATGAATAAGTGAAAATCATTAAGATCAGTGAACAGCCGCTTGCGAAGAATCCGCACGGTGTTGATGTCAGGCGTGCTTACGATAATAAGCATGCTCTCTCAAGCGTTATTACTTTCCAGCCAGGCGAGAAATTGATCCGACATATCACGCCTGTCGATGTGTTTTTCTACGTGCTCGAAGGCAAAGGTATTATCGAAATCGGAGATGACAGGAAAACAGTTACAAAGGACACAGTAATCGATAGCCCGAAGGATATCCCTCATTGCTGGTACAATGAGAGCGATGATAATCTCAGAGTCCTTGTTGTGAAGGTTCCCCGCCCGACTGGAAAAACAAGACTGGTGTAAACAGTACCTGTCAACAGCCCGGTATCATTTGTATATACTCAAAAGGATACGGTTTTGATGATGGAGGAGGCATGTTCCGCGCGATTATTCTCTCTGTAGTTTGTACTGTATTCGGGCACGAGCAGCCGGACTGTTTGCTTACAGGTCTTGATTCGATTGCTGTTTTCCAGCGACCTGATTCCTGTGCAGCTGTCTGGAGCATGCTTGAAGCATTTGAGAGTGTAGTCCTCTCCGGCAGAACTGTTGACGGATGGCTGGGATTTGATCCAGGAGTGGCGCAGGCGGCTAACATAGGAAGCTTCCGCCTGAGGTGGATTCCCGATGGTGAGAAATTTGTAATCGAGGGTGAACTGGACAGTGTACCAATTGTATGGGGACCCGCAGCTGACATCACCTATGCGATGATTTATCAGGATTCACCCCTGTTCGCTGAACCTGATTCACTATCCATGGTCATTGATTCCATTCCGTTCGGTTCTGCGGCTGGAATCATCTTGAGAACTGAAGACTGGTATCTGCTGGATCTGAATGAAAGTCCTCTGGAGAACAGTGCCCAGGGATGGATATCCTCCCTGTCCGTATCAGTCAGCGGTAATCTTGATACAATTCCTTTGCAATAACCCTGTACGCCGGTGAATAAGCATTACGGTAGATAGCTGAATGGTGCACTGCAGGATAACCTGACGACACCATATCCTTGAATAGTGTATCGATATTCCTGAATTTGTCCGGGAGCAGATTCGTGTTTTTCATTTGAATGAACCATGAGCAGTAGAGTTCAAGCGTATCTTTTGATCCTGCGAATTCCCTTCCTGTTCGAATGAATGCCGAAAGAAGAATTTCCGGATTCAGTTTTTCCTTTGCGTATGGACGCAGATTAATTCGTGCAATCCGCCCGCACGGAGAAATGACATCTTTCAGTGATTCCACCGGTCCGCTTTCCGGGTTCATCAGTTCGGTTTTGAGTAATGTGCGAGCAGATTCTATATCGGTTGCTGCATGTGAGCTTCCCATCGCCGCCTGAAAGAGCAGTTTATAGATATCTGAGCCGGTCATGAGCGGATATCTGTCAAGTTGGTTTCTCATGATTTTTCTGAATTTCAATTCCAGGTTACTGCACACTCTTGCACCTCCAGGACAGTTGTTCGGTCTTGAATATATGAACAGTCCTTCAGCCCGCAAATTTCTTAAGGTCTTTACGGAAACCCACTCCAGGAAGTAGCTTTGTAATGATATCTGCTCTTATTCAGAAAGGATGACGGACATGAGAAAATCTGGTTTTCATATATCTTTCATATTTTCCATGGGATTCGTTCTGCTTATTCCTTTCTCTTTCTCAAATCACTGTTTTGCTGATGACGATATCTTCGAATCTCCGAGGATACATGAACAGACGCTTTCGGAAT from Candidatus Aegiribacteria sp. includes:
- a CDS encoding 4Fe-4S binding protein, whose product is MSRITRKIIRIDEDKCDGCGICADACHEGAIQISGGKAKLVKESYCDGLGDCIGPCPQDAITIEERYAEEYDEEAVQKHLDKRDSASTARKPVVCSCPGSAVRDLTHPDEPIETVASDNIVSQLSTWPVQITLVPPGAPFLSGSDLLIAADCVPFAFPDFHNHFIKGRVALVGCPKLDDSEYYTDKLTEIFKVNEIKSITVVYMEVPCCGGLVQLVHKALIQSGKQIPLSFLKIGIRGDILDEMNL
- a CDS encoding cupin domain-containing protein, translating into MKIIKISEQPLAKNPHGVDVRRAYDNKHALSSVITFQPGEKLIRHITPVDVFFYVLEGKGIIEIGDDRKTVTKDTVIDSPKDIPHCWYNESDDNLRVLVVKVPRPTGKTRLV
- a CDS encoding Rrf2 family transcriptional regulator, with amino-acid sequence MSSPVTIPESVSLAIHALAKLSSSNREHVVLSDLLLRPGSAHHLSKVLQKLTHAGIVTSKRGHGGGFSIAVHPSDIRLMDVWIALEGPFVTSICPYSWLGCELPSCLFGTVIEDASNLVRKYFTDHTVADLGRLFEGK
- the hcp gene encoding hydroxylamine reductase; the encoded protein is MFCYQCEQTAKGTGCDRFGVCGKDPKTAVMQDLLIYVSKGISMWAHRARELGVIDNGADVFVVEALFTTITNVNFDSDDLINMIRKGMRIRDSIREKYLNACTSKSITPEELIGPAVWQMPNDEETIEIEAVKLSIADKLKDPGKDITGLEELITYGLKGSAAYADHAKILGYEDDAIYAFFHEAMDFLTRRNMINDLFGMALKVGEKNLAVMELLDKANTETYGHPEPTEVRVTPLKGKAIVVSGHDLKDLEELLKQTEGKGINIYTHGEMLPTLAYPGLKKYSHLAGNYGGAWQDQQKEFDAFPGAILMTTNCIQKPKDSYMDRIFTTGLVQWPGVLHIDDHDYTPVIEAALAADGFTEDAPLKKIIIGFAHNAVLTVADKVIQAVKDGDIRHFFLVGGCDGAKSGRNYFTEIAQQIPDDCIILTLACGKYRFNKLEFGDIGGIPRLLDMGQCNDAYSAIQVAVALAGAFECGVNDLPLSMILSWYEQKAVTILLSLLYLGIKDIRLGPTLPAFLTPAALEVLVEKFAIKPTTTAEEDLKVILG
- a CDS encoding NADH peroxidase; its protein translation is MKKFVCTVCGYVHEGDTPPDKCPQCGAPREKFVEQTDFDMVWADEHSIGVAKGVDKEILEGLRANFTGECTEVGMYLAMSRQADREGYPEVAEAYKRIAFEEAEHAARFAELLGEVVVADTRENLRIRVEAEYGACKGKKDIATKAKKLGYDAIHDTVHEMCRDEARHGKAFKGLLERYFS